In one Chroicocephalus ridibundus chromosome Z, bChrRid1.1, whole genome shotgun sequence genomic region, the following are encoded:
- the LOC134508932 gene encoding riboflavin kinase-like, translating to MRHLPYFCRGEVVKGFGRGSKELGIPTANFSEQVVESFPSDISTGIYYGWACVGNGDVHKMVLSIGWNPFYKNIKKSVETHIIHTFKDDFYGEILSIVIIGYIRSEKNFSSSDALISAIQEDIEEAKRQLDLPEHLKLKEDNFFHLPEGKPVNH from the exons ATGAGGCACCTGCCGTACTTCTGCCGCGGGGAGGTGGTGAAGGGCTTCGGCAGGGGCTCCAAGGAGCTGGGCATCCCCACCG CTAACTTTTCTGAGCAAGTAGTCGAAAGCTTTCCATCTGATATCTCTACTGGTATATACTATGGATGGGCCTGTGTTGGAAATGGAGATGTGCATAAAATGGTTTTGAGCATAGGATGGAATCCTTTCTATAAGAATATTAAGAAATCAGTG gAAACACATATTATCCACACTTTCAAAGATGACTTTTATGGAGAGATTCTTAGCATAGTCATTATTGGATATATTCGATCAGAAAAGAACTTCAGTTCTTCAG atGCACTCATTTCGGCAATTCAAGAAGACATTGAAGAGGCAAAAAGACAGCTAGATTTACCAGAACATCTTAAACTCAAAGAAGACAACTTCTTTCATCTGCCAGAAGGCAAACCCGTAAACCACTAA